One region of Anaeromyxobacter paludicola genomic DNA includes:
- the gspD gene encoding type II secretion system secretin GspD: MRKLLLLTLLLPVLATSQSLPPQRAGRPPRYLPQEPAGTPQPAPPRQPLPPGAAGVPPSGAPAPAAGGAGGDAVISRSEGKCQPMEGHFLLAFNKAEIVDVLEQASRWTCRNFAYTDEIARGKITLVSKTPVSAEEAYAAFLAALSANNIAVYPSGKYHKLIRIADAKKTPIPTLTDGAEAPATEQPVTKIIRLRYSDPDQLRGILGNFTSPQGADIQVVAPDLLIVTDIGLNVRRVEKLIEAVDRPGGGDLIRVVQVQYASARDLAEKVNQVFQQSPATPGRPGAGRRTLIGGVAPSTPGAPAAAPAAGGTEPSEISISKVLADERTNKLIVIADDKSFQRILDLVKQLDLPTSGEGTIHVVFLKNANAEDLAQTLQALAQGQASARKQQGATGAPAGLPVTPAAAPGQQAAQAALAGGHGPATSADLFSGEVKVTADKTQNALVVMASATDFAVMTRLIDKLDRPRRQVFVEAVIMEVNLNNENQFGVSMHGVIPYKTSDGTGYIPLGSETGRVNSFNVSSLISLGGFLTGLAGPTSAQLKDVLPGVPSVSLLVQALQTSSDVNVLSTPHLLASDNEESEITVGQNVPFQAGYSALSGLSSTTGTTAAGSTLGTLGLLSGGLNSLYAPIQRQNVELKLRIKPQINEGDNVRLDLEEQTEEIASKDPTLGPTTAKRSVKTKIVAKDQNTIVIGGLIQERTVQGVHKIPVLGDIPILGWLFRDQVTTKTKTNLLLFLTPYIIRDESDYKRILERKRREQQEFTEQFYGKTARYDVPVDYARKAGAYTRIHKDMDVELLKLENGGPGSPGERTVRPPAQDQELDERNLPPSATPGAGAPAPGGAGAPARPAPATPPATQAPAPAPTQAPAPAQPQAPAPAPAPASPPAGQAAPSPGPQAPAPGR, encoded by the coding sequence ATGCGCAAGCTCCTCCTCCTCACGCTCCTCCTCCCGGTCCTCGCCACCTCGCAGTCGCTGCCGCCGCAGCGCGCCGGCCGGCCCCCGCGCTACCTCCCGCAGGAGCCCGCCGGGACGCCGCAGCCGGCGCCCCCGCGCCAGCCGCTGCCGCCCGGCGCCGCCGGGGTGCCGCCGTCCGGCGCGCCCGCCCCGGCCGCGGGCGGGGCCGGCGGCGACGCCGTGATCTCGCGCTCCGAGGGCAAGTGCCAGCCGATGGAGGGGCACTTCCTCCTCGCCTTCAACAAGGCCGAGATCGTGGACGTGCTCGAGCAGGCCAGCCGCTGGACCTGCCGCAATTTCGCCTACACCGACGAGATCGCGCGCGGGAAGATCACCCTCGTCTCGAAGACGCCGGTCTCGGCGGAGGAGGCCTACGCGGCGTTCCTGGCCGCCCTCTCCGCCAACAACATCGCCGTCTACCCGTCGGGCAAGTACCACAAGCTCATCCGCATCGCCGACGCCAAGAAGACGCCCATCCCCACGCTCACCGACGGCGCCGAGGCGCCGGCCACGGAGCAGCCGGTCACCAAGATCATCCGGCTGCGCTACTCGGATCCCGACCAGCTGCGCGGCATCCTCGGCAACTTCACCTCCCCGCAGGGCGCCGACATCCAGGTGGTGGCGCCGGACCTCCTCATCGTCACCGACATCGGCCTCAACGTCCGGCGCGTCGAGAAGCTCATCGAGGCGGTGGACCGGCCGGGCGGCGGCGACCTCATCCGCGTGGTGCAGGTGCAGTACGCCTCGGCCCGCGACCTCGCCGAGAAGGTCAACCAGGTCTTCCAGCAGTCGCCCGCCACCCCCGGCCGCCCCGGCGCCGGCCGGCGCACGCTCATCGGCGGCGTGGCCCCCTCGACGCCCGGCGCGCCCGCCGCCGCCCCCGCCGCCGGCGGGACCGAGCCGTCCGAGATCTCCATCTCCAAGGTCCTCGCCGACGAGCGGACCAACAAGCTCATCGTCATCGCCGACGACAAGAGCTTCCAGCGCATCCTCGACCTCGTGAAGCAGCTCGACCTGCCCACGAGCGGCGAGGGGACCATCCACGTGGTGTTCCTCAAGAACGCCAACGCCGAGGACCTCGCGCAGACGCTGCAGGCGCTGGCGCAGGGCCAGGCCTCCGCCCGCAAGCAGCAGGGCGCCACCGGGGCGCCGGCGGGCCTCCCGGTCACGCCGGCCGCGGCTCCCGGCCAGCAGGCCGCGCAGGCCGCCCTCGCCGGCGGCCACGGCCCGGCCACCAGCGCCGACCTCTTCAGCGGCGAGGTGAAGGTCACCGCCGACAAGACCCAGAACGCCCTCGTGGTGATGGCGAGCGCCACCGACTTCGCCGTGATGACGCGGCTCATCGACAAGCTCGACCGGCCGCGCCGCCAGGTGTTCGTCGAGGCGGTCATCATGGAGGTCAACCTCAACAACGAGAACCAGTTCGGCGTCTCGATGCACGGGGTCATCCCGTACAAGACCTCGGACGGCACGGGCTACATCCCGCTCGGCTCCGAGACGGGCCGCGTGAACTCGTTCAACGTCTCGAGCCTCATCTCCCTCGGCGGCTTCCTCACCGGCCTCGCCGGCCCGACCTCGGCCCAGCTCAAGGACGTGCTGCCGGGCGTCCCGAGCGTGTCGCTGCTCGTGCAGGCCCTGCAGACCTCCTCCGACGTGAACGTGCTCTCGACGCCGCACCTGCTCGCCTCGGACAACGAGGAGTCGGAGATCACCGTCGGCCAGAACGTCCCGTTCCAGGCCGGCTACTCGGCGCTGAGCGGCCTCTCGAGCACCACCGGGACCACCGCCGCCGGCTCCACCCTCGGCACCCTCGGCCTGCTCTCGGGCGGCCTCAACAGCCTCTACGCCCCGATCCAGCGGCAGAACGTGGAGCTGAAGCTCCGCATCAAGCCGCAGATCAACGAGGGCGACAACGTGCGGCTCGACCTCGAGGAGCAGACCGAGGAGATCGCCTCCAAGGATCCGACCCTCGGCCCCACCACCGCCAAGCGGAGCGTGAAGACCAAGATCGTCGCCAAGGATCAGAACACCATCGTGATCGGCGGCCTCATCCAGGAGCGTACGGTCCAGGGCGTCCACAAGATCCCGGTCCTCGGCGACATCCCGATCCTGGGCTGGCTCTTCCGCGACCAGGTCACCACCAAGACCAAGACCAACCTGCTGCTGTTCCTCACGCCGTACATCATCCGCGACGAGTCGGACTACAAGCGCATCCTCGAGCGGAAGCGGCGGGAGCAGCAGGAGTTCACCGAGCAGTTCTACGGCAAGACCGCCCGCTACGACGTCCCGGTGGACTACGCCCGGAAGGCGGGCGCCTACACCCGCATCCACAAGGACATGGACGTCGAGCTCCTCAAGCTCGAGAACGGCGGACCCGGCTCGCCCGGCGAGCGCACCGTCCGGCCGCCGGCGCAGGACCAGGAGCTCGACGAGCGGAACCTGCCGCCGTCCGCGACCCCTGGCGCGGGCGCGCCCGCCCCGGGCGGCGCTGGCGCGCCCGCGCGGCCGGCCCCCGCGACCCCGCCCGCGACCCAGGCGCCGGCACCCGCTCCGACCCAGGCGCCGGCGCCCGCTCAGCCCCAGGCCCCGGCGCCCGCTCCGGCGCCGGCGAGCCCGCCCGCAGGGCAGGCGGCGCCGTCGCCCGGCCCGCAGGCTCCGGCTCCCGGGCGCTGA
- the gspE gene encoding type II secretion system ATPase GspE codes for MPDLVSPAPAAPQASLSGRLIGEILVATAGLSPEKLEEALAAQRGPEAGSRLGEVLLRMKAVSEDEVLRALSIQLDLPFAERIDPESVPPELVAKVPINFAKQARVVPLGRLDGAVRLAVADPLDTASQESVALLLGLPVLPEVVPPQVIVDAINQVYDRAADENARLMEDLETEDLESVAHELEEPTDLLEADDEAPIIRLVNSLLFRAVKERASDIHINPEERDLSVRYRIDGVLREVIRPPKRIQASMASRIKIMGGLNIAEKRLPQDGRIRIKIAGKDVDIRLSTVPTAYGERIVMRLLDKSNVLLDLGEIGFEDWQLRIMDQLITRSHGIVLVTGPTGSGKTTTLYAALSKINSPDLNILTIEDPVEIPLKGVGQVQVNPKIDLTFASGLRAFLRQDPDVVMVGEIRDLETAEIAIQASLTGHLVFSTIHTNDAAGAITRLADMGVQPFLVASSLVGVLAQRLVRVLCPECKRAYVPTAEELAQASITPKILASAGNPSHLYKAVGCPACQQTGYQGRTGIYELMLVDDDLRQLILRNVDSSTIKRKAAEHGMLSLLEHGAYKVAMGITTAAEVLSVTAEDLH; via the coding sequence ATGCCCGATCTCGTCAGCCCCGCCCCCGCCGCCCCGCAGGCCTCCCTCTCCGGTCGCCTGATCGGGGAGATCCTCGTCGCCACCGCCGGTCTCTCCCCCGAGAAGCTCGAGGAGGCCCTCGCCGCCCAGCGCGGCCCGGAGGCGGGCAGCCGCCTGGGAGAGGTGCTGCTCCGCATGAAGGCGGTGAGCGAGGACGAGGTGCTGCGCGCGCTCTCGATCCAGCTCGACCTCCCGTTCGCGGAGCGCATCGACCCGGAGTCGGTGCCGCCCGAGCTGGTGGCGAAGGTGCCCATCAACTTCGCGAAGCAGGCCCGGGTGGTGCCGCTCGGCCGGCTCGACGGCGCCGTCCGGCTCGCGGTGGCCGACCCGCTCGACACCGCCAGCCAGGAGAGCGTCGCGCTCCTGCTCGGCCTGCCGGTGCTGCCGGAGGTGGTCCCGCCGCAGGTCATCGTGGACGCCATCAACCAGGTCTACGACCGCGCCGCCGACGAGAACGCCCGGCTCATGGAGGACCTCGAGACCGAGGACCTCGAGAGCGTGGCGCACGAGCTCGAGGAGCCGACCGACCTGCTCGAGGCCGACGACGAGGCCCCGATCATCCGGCTCGTGAACTCGCTCCTCTTCCGCGCCGTGAAGGAGCGGGCGAGCGACATCCACATCAACCCCGAGGAGCGCGACCTCTCGGTGCGGTACCGCATCGACGGCGTGCTGCGCGAGGTGATCCGCCCTCCGAAGCGGATCCAGGCCTCCATGGCGAGCCGCATCAAGATCATGGGCGGCCTCAACATCGCCGAGAAGCGGCTCCCGCAGGACGGCCGCATCCGCATCAAGATCGCCGGCAAGGACGTGGACATCCGCCTCTCGACGGTGCCCACCGCCTACGGCGAGCGCATCGTGATGCGCCTCCTCGACAAGTCGAACGTGCTGCTCGACCTGGGCGAGATCGGCTTCGAGGACTGGCAGCTCCGGATCATGGACCAGCTCATCACGCGGTCCCACGGCATCGTGCTCGTGACCGGCCCCACCGGCTCCGGCAAGACCACCACGCTCTACGCCGCCCTCTCGAAGATCAACTCGCCCGACCTCAACATCCTCACCATCGAGGACCCGGTCGAGATCCCGCTCAAGGGCGTCGGCCAGGTGCAGGTGAACCCGAAGATCGACCTCACCTTCGCCTCCGGCCTGCGCGCCTTCCTCCGCCAGGACCCCGACGTGGTGATGGTGGGCGAGATCCGCGACCTCGAGACCGCCGAGATCGCCATCCAGGCCTCCCTCACCGGCCACCTGGTGTTCTCGACCATCCACACCAACGACGCCGCCGGCGCGATCACCCGCCTCGCCGACATGGGCGTGCAGCCGTTCCTCGTGGCCTCGTCGCTGGTGGGCGTGCTGGCGCAGCGGCTCGTGCGCGTGCTCTGCCCCGAGTGCAAGCGGGCCTACGTGCCGACGGCGGAGGAGCTCGCCCAGGCCAGCATCACCCCCAAGATCCTGGCCAGCGCCGGCAACCCCAGCCACCTCTACAAGGCGGTGGGCTGCCCGGCCTGCCAGCAGACCGGGTACCAGGGCCGGACCGGCATCTACGAGCTCATGCTCGTGGACGACGATCTGCGGCAGCTCATCCTGCGGAACGTGGACTCCTCCACCATCAAGCGCAAGGCGGCCGAGCACGGGATGCTCTCGCTGCTCGAGCACGGCGCCTACAAGGTCGCGATGGGGATCACCACCGCCGCCGAGGTGCTGTCGGTGACGGCGGAGGACCTGCATTGA
- the gspF gene encoding type II secretion system inner membrane protein GspF — MPVFEYKALDAGGKAVGGLKEADSPRTLRTVLRRDGLFLTEVVGQKQAAEAAARDVRKRWLTGRIKADDLAIMTRQLAVLVGAGVPLVEALTALVDQVEHERLKRIVSDVRQRVNEGSSLADALASHPRVFTNLYVNMIRAGESSGALEIVLVRLADFTENQARLRSKIVGTLTYPAAMLVIGTVIMAILFTVVIPKITRIFDETRVTLPLTTRALIGFSTFVHDWWWAGGLLTIVAGVLVARWKETPSGRAAWDRRALTVPIFGGLIRQIAIARFSRTLSTLLKSGVPLLTAMDIVKNIVGNVRLQSVIEESAAAIREGESIAAPLKRSGEFPPLVYHMVAIGERSGQLEEMLKNVADAYDSQVETKIGALTSLLEPVMIVGMGVVVALIVFSILMPILQINNLAGGA; from the coding sequence ATGCCCGTCTTCGAGTACAAGGCGCTCGACGCCGGCGGCAAGGCGGTCGGTGGCCTCAAGGAGGCCGACTCGCCGCGCACGCTCCGCACCGTGCTGCGCCGCGACGGCCTCTTCCTCACCGAGGTGGTGGGGCAGAAGCAGGCCGCCGAGGCGGCCGCGCGCGACGTCCGCAAGCGCTGGCTCACCGGCCGGATCAAGGCCGACGACCTCGCCATCATGACCCGCCAGCTCGCGGTGCTGGTGGGGGCGGGCGTCCCGCTCGTGGAGGCGCTCACCGCGCTCGTGGACCAGGTGGAGCACGAGCGGCTCAAGCGGATCGTCTCCGACGTGCGCCAGCGCGTGAACGAGGGCAGCTCGCTCGCCGACGCCCTGGCCTCGCACCCGCGCGTCTTCACCAACCTCTACGTGAACATGATCCGCGCCGGCGAGTCCTCGGGCGCGCTCGAGATCGTGCTCGTCCGGCTCGCCGACTTCACCGAGAACCAGGCCCGCCTGCGCTCCAAGATCGTGGGCACCCTCACCTACCCGGCGGCGATGCTCGTCATCGGCACGGTGATCATGGCCATCCTGTTCACGGTGGTGATCCCCAAGATCACCCGCATCTTCGACGAGACGCGGGTGACGCTGCCGCTCACCACCCGCGCCCTCATCGGCTTCTCCACCTTCGTCCACGACTGGTGGTGGGCGGGCGGGCTCCTCACCATCGTGGCCGGCGTGCTCGTCGCGCGCTGGAAGGAGACCCCGTCCGGCCGCGCCGCCTGGGACCGCCGCGCCCTCACCGTGCCCATCTTCGGCGGGCTCATCCGGCAGATCGCCATCGCCCGCTTCTCGCGCACGCTGTCCACCCTGCTGAAGAGCGGCGTCCCGCTCCTCACCGCCATGGACATCGTGAAGAACATCGTCGGCAACGTCCGGCTCCAGTCGGTGATCGAGGAGTCGGCGGCCGCCATCCGCGAGGGCGAGAGCATCGCCGCGCCGCTGAAGCGGTCCGGCGAGTTCCCGCCGCTCGTCTACCACATGGTCGCCATCGGCGAGCGCTCCGGGCAGCTCGAGGAGATGCTCAAGAACGTCGCCGACGCCTACGACTCGCAGGTGGAGACCAAGATCGGCGCGCTCACCTCGCTGCTCGAGCCGGTGATGATCGTCGGCATGGGCGTGGTGGTGGCGCTGATCGTCTTCTCGATCCTGATGCCGATCCTGCAGATCAACAACCTGGCCGGAGGAGCCTAG